A window of the Tiliqua scincoides isolate rTilSci1 chromosome 5, rTilSci1.hap2, whole genome shotgun sequence genome harbors these coding sequences:
- the LOC136653647 gene encoding olfactory receptor 10G6-like — MECGNQTGSYHFIIMGFPYPPGLRFPLMFFFSLIYLLTVFGNFLILLAVTFEPQLHKPMYWFLCHLSFLDMTVSSVIVPKVIAGFVEGGGIISFGGCVTQLFFFHFLGCTECFLYTVMAYDRFLAICKPLHYGTIMNRKACLCLSFGTWFGGSLHSMIQTSLTFHLPYGHGNQVGYIFCDIPAVLKLACADTMLNEMMTFVDIGFLAMTCFLLILTSYVYIISAILRIRSAEGRQRAFSTCAAHLTVVTTYYIPLVFIYLRPGSQDPLDGVVAVFYTTLTPLLNPIIYTLRNKEMKCALRKLSIRKTSLAVE, encoded by the coding sequence ATGGAGTGTGGAAATCAAACAGGATCATATCACTTCATTATTATGGGTTTCCCTTACCCTCCTGGGCTAAGATTCCCCTTGATGTTCTTCTTTTCACTCATCTATCTCCTGACCGTCTTTGGAAACTTCCTTATCCTCTTGGCTGTGACATTTGAGCCCCAGTTGCACAAGCCCATGTATTGGTTCCTTTGCCATTTGTCGTTCTTGGATATGACTGTCTCTTCAGTGATAGTACCCAAGGTGATTGCTGGGTTTGTAGAGGGCGGTGGGATCATTTCCTTTGGGGGCTGTGTGACCCAGCTGttcttcttccacttcctgggCTGCACAGAATGCTTCCTCTATACCGTGATGGCCTATGACCGCTTTCTGGCCATCTGCAAGCCGCTCCATTATGGCACCATCATGAACCGCAAAGCCTGCCTATGCCTCTCATTCGGAACCTGGTTTGGGGGCTCCTTACACTCCATGATACAAACTAGCCTCACCTTTCATTTGCCTTACGGCCACGGAAACCAAGTGGGTTATATCTTCTGCGACATCCCTGCGGTGTTGAAATTGGCCTGTGCTGACACGATGCTCAATGAGATGATGACCTTTGTTGACATTGGCTTCTTGGCTATGACTTGTTTCCTTCTCATCCTCACATCCTATGTGTATATCATCTCCGCCATCCTGAGAATCCGCAGTGCTGAGGGTCGACAGCGGGCCTTCTCCACGTGTGCAGCTCACCTCACCGTGGTGACAACTTACTATATCCCCCTGGTGTTCATCTATCTGAGGCCAGGATCACAGGATCCTCTGGATGGAGTGGTAGCCGTCTTCTACACCACGCTGACTCCACTGCTAAATCCCATCATATATACACTGAGGAACAAAGAGATGAAATGTGCTTTAAGGAAGCTAAGTATCAGGAAAACATCCTTAGCAGTAGAATAG
- the LOC136653648 gene encoding olfactory receptor 10G4-like: MERVNISLVIKFTLLGFSEVQHLQVLFFSLFLVIYLLTLFGNATILLTICLSPQLHAPMYYFLCELSFLDVCYSTSTVPKMIAGFIHGSQSISYKGCVVQLYFFHFFGGSEGFLLTVMAFDRYVAICNPLRYTVIMSRKVCSLLMMVTCFVGTFHSMFQTVLTFRLPYCGPYELEHYFCDVPPLLKVACADTSLNKVIIMVNVGIVALSCFLLIMCSYIHIVATILKMRSREGKKKAFSTCTAHFIVVLTLYVPCVLIYLQPATTNSVQKVMAVFYTAITPVLNPIIYSLRSEEIKKAVKNLLFRAQA; the protein is encoded by the coding sequence ATGGAGAGAGTCAACATTTCCCTTGTGATTAAATTCACTCTGCTGGGTTTTTCCGAAGTTCAGCATCTCCAGGTCttgttcttctctctctttctagtCATCTATCTCTTGACTTTGTTTGGGAATGCCACCATACTCCTCACTATCTGCCTTAGCCCGCAGCTCCACGCTCCCATGTACTATTTCCTGTGTGAGTTGTCCTTCCTAGATGTGTGTTATTCCACCTCCACTGTTCCCAAGATGATAGCTGGTTTCATCCATGGCTCCCAAAGCATTTCCTACAAGGGCTGTGTAGTTCAGCTGTACTTCTTCCACTTCTTTGGGGGTTCCGAGGGCTTCCTCCTCACCGTCATGGCTTTTGACCGGTACGTGGCTATCTGCAACCCTCTTCGTTATACCGTCATCATGAGCAGGAAGGTTTGCAGCCTACTGATGATGGTAACATGTTTCGTTGGAACCTTCCATTCCATGTTTCAGACCGTGCTCACTTTCCGACTCCCCTACTGCGGCCCCTATGAGCTCGAGCACTACTTCTGTGACGTTCCGCCTTTGCTCAAAGTGGCTTGTGCTGACACATCTCTGAACAAAGTCATCATCATGGTGAATGTGGGCATAGTGGCTCTCAGTTGCTTCCTCTTGATCATGTGCTCCTACATCCATATTGTTGCCACCATACTCAAGATGCGCTcgagggaggggaagaagaaagccttctccacctgcacGGCCCATTTCATTGTGGTCCTTACACTCTATGTACCTTGTGTTCTCATCTACTTGCAACCAGCCACGACCAACTCAGTCCAAAAGGTGATGGCTGTTTTCTACACAGCCATTACCCCTGTGCTAAACCCCATCATCTATTCCTTAAGGAGTGAAGAAATAAAAAAGGCAGTGAAGAATCtgttatttagggcacaagcctaa
- the LOC136653649 gene encoding olfactory receptor 10G7-like has product MKSPNLTTGIQFTLLGFSEVLELQLLFFILFLAIYILTLLGNTLILLTILFSPQLHSPMYYFLCELSFLDVLYSSATVPKMLAGFLSGSQAISFEGCIAQFYSFHFFGGTECFLLTVMAYDRYVAICHPLHYSGIMSRRACVGLVAGTCLVGSLHSTLQTVLTFHLPYCGPYKLDHYFCDVPPLLKVACAETSLNETVVIVNVGVVALSSFVLILGSYIRIVTTILNMHSEEGKRKAFSTCVSHLTVVLLLYGPCILIYMQPATSHPILKAVSVFYTSVTPSLNPIIYALRNEDMKKAMKKLAFSKIFSGRTIQLFWRGAP; this is encoded by the coding sequence ATGAAGTCACCCAATCtcacaactggtattcagttCACCCTCCTTGGCTTCTCAGAAGTTTTGGAGCTCCAGCTTCTCTTTTTCATTCTCTTCCTAGCCATTTACATTCTCACCCTTCTTGGCAACACTCTCATTCTCCTCACCATCCTTTTTAGCCCTCAGCTCCATTCTCCCATGTACTACTTCCTTTGTGAGCTCTCCTTCCTAGACGTGTTGTATTCCAGCGCCACTGTACCGAAGATGCTGGCTGGCTTCCTTTCTGGTTCTCAAGCCATTTCCTTTGAGGGCTGCATAGCTCAGTTCTATTCCTTCCATTTCTTTGGAGGCACAGAATGTTTCCTGCTCACCGTCATGGCATACGACCGCTACGTAGCCATCTGCCACCCCCTCCATTATTCTGGGATCATGAGCAGGAGGGCTTGTGTGGGGCTGGTGGCTGGAACCTGTCTGGTGGGGTCACTCCATTCCACTCTTCAGACTGTGCTAACATTCCACCTCCCCTACTGCGGGCCTTATAAACTCGACCACTATTTCTGTGATGTTCCACCCTTACTAAAGGTGGCCTGTGCAGAAACCTCTCTTAACGAGACTGTTGTCATTGTGAATGTTGGTGTTGTGGCCTTGAGTAGTTTTGTGTTGATCCTAGGCTCCTATATCCGCATTGTCACCACAATTCTGAACATGCACTcggaggaagggaagaggaaagccTTCTCCACGTGTGTCTCTCACCTCACTGTGGTCCTCCTCCTCTATGGCCCCTGCATACTCATCTACATGCAACCAGCCACCAGCCACCCAATACTGAAAGCTGTGTCTGTCTTTTATACTTCTGTGACGCCTTCCCTGAATCCCATAATTTATGCCTTGAGAAATGAAGACATGAAGAAGGCCATGAAAAAACTGGCGTTCAGCAAGATATTTTCTGGAAGGACCATACAGCTGTTCTGGAGGGGAGCACCATGA